The DNA region CGACCGTCGGGGAGATAAGGCATGTCTTCAATCGGCAAAATCCGCGAAATAATGCCTTTGTTGCCGTGACGCCCCGCCATCTTGTCGCCGACTTGAATCTTGCGCTTTTGGGCCACATAAACGCGGACGACCATGTTGGCTCCAGGGGGTAGTTCGTCGCCTTGCTCGCGCGTAAAGACGCGCACGTCGACCACGCGTCCTTTCTCACCGTTGGGTACGCGCAGCGAGTTATCCCGGACGTCGCGTGCCTTTTCGCCAAAAATCGCCCGCAGGAGCTTCTCCTCCGGCGGCTGATCGGACTCGCCTTTCGGCGTGACTTTGCCGACGAGAATATCTCCTGCTTCCACCCACGCGCCAATGCGGATGATGCCGCGCTCGTCGAGCTGGCGTAGAGCATCTTCACCAACGTTAGGGATTTCGCGCGTGATTTCCTCGGGACCTAGCTTGGTCTGCCGCGCCTCAATCTCAAACTTCTCGACGTGAATACTGGTGTAAACGTCATCGGAAACGAGGCGCTCGCTAATCAAGATCGCGTCTTCATAGTTGTAGCCTTCCCACGGCATGTACGCGACTGTCACGTTTTGACCGAGGGCGATTTCGCCTCCCTCTGTTGCAGAACCATCCGCCAACACCTGTCCGGGCACGACGTCCTCGCCGAAATACACCAAGGGACGTTGATTCAAGCACGTATCTTGGTTGGAGCGCTGATATTTCTGCAGAGGATATTCGATAACCCGTTCGCCGGCACGGCCGTTCCCATTCCCGTCGTCAGTGGCGGTTCCCTCTAATTGCGGGCGATCTGAGTTTACGGTAATTCGTACGATGTTTGCATCGACGTACGACACGATTCCAGGTGTTTTCGACACCACAACCATTCCGGAGTCTCGTGCTGCCTGTGCTTCAAGACCCGTTCCTACTAACGGCCGTTCGGGTCGCAGTAGGGGCACAGCCTGGCGCTGCATGTTCGAGCCCATGAGAGCGCGGTTGGCATCATCGTGCTCCAAGAACGGAATCATCGAGGTGGCAACCGAAACGATCTGTACGGGCGATACCGCAACGTAGTCCACCTGCTCGGGAGTCGTCGTCGAAAACTCCTGGCGATAGCGAACGGGAACGTTGGTTCCGATGATGTAACCGTCTTCGTCAGTTGCAACGTCCCCTGGAGCGACGCGCATGTCGTCTTCTTCGTCAGCGGTGAGATACACCGGCTTGTCGCGCAGCACGCGCCCGCCCTCAACGCGGTAGTAGGGTGTCTCGATGAAGCCGAAGTCGTTGACGCGCGCGCAGGTAGCCAAGGAACCGATTAACCCGGCGTTCGGACCTTCCGGTGTTTCTACCGGACAGATGCGACCGTAGTGTGATGGGTGGATGTCGCGGACGGCAAATCCAGCTCGCTCGCGCGTCAGCCCGCCCGGACCGAGCGCGCTGAGGCGGCGCTTGTGCGTGAGCTCGGCCAGCGGATTTGTCTGGTCCATGAACTGAGAGAGCTGGGAGGAGCCGAAGAACTCTTTGATCGCGGCAACGAGTGGTTTCGGGTTGACCAGTGAGGCCGGCGTCAGCGCATCGGCTTCGCTCACGGTCATGCGCTCCCGGATGATTCGTTCCAAGCGGTTGAGCCCGACGCGGACTTGGTTCTGCAGCAGCTCGCCGACCGACCGCACGCGGCGGTTGCCTAAGTGGTCGATGTCGTCGGTCGTGCCGATCTCGAATTCGAGGTTGATCAGGTAGTCGATCGCGGACAGAATGTCTTGAGGCGTGAGTACGCGGACCGTCGAAGGCGTATTCAGACGCAGCTTCTTGTTGAGCTTATACCGACCGACGCGACCGAGATCGTAGCGCTTGGGATCGAAGAAGCGCGATTCGAGTAACTGTTGTCCGCCGCTGACGGTGGGGGGCTCACCCGGGCGCAGCTTGCGGTAGAGCTCCAGCAAAGCGTCATCTTCGCTCGGATTGCCCTCTTTCTCAAGGGTCTTTTCGAAATAATCGGGGTGGCGCAGGGCATCAACGATCTCGTTGTCTTGGAGTCCGATCGCCTTCAACAAAACCTGAGCGCTCAGCTTGCGCGTCTTATCGATCCGCACCCAGACGAGATCGTTCTTGTCGGTCTCGAATTTGAGCCACGCGCCGCGGTTGGGAATTAGGGAAGCGGAGTAGGTCCGGCGATTGTTCTTATCGGTTTCGGCTTTGTAATAAACTCCCGGCGAGCGCACGATCTGATTGACGATTACCCGCTCGGCACCGTTCATAATGAAGGTGCCGCGTTCGGTCATAAGTGGCAAATCGCCAATAAAAACTTCCTGCTCTTTGATCTCGCCCGTCTCTTTGTTGATCAACCGGGTCGGTACGTACATTTGTACGTTGTAAGTGCTGTCGCGGCGTTTGGCTTCATCGACGTCGTACTTCGGTTCCTTGAGACGATATTGATCGCCGAGAAAGTGAAGTTCGAGCTTGCCGGTGTAATCGGAGATCGGGGAGAAGCTGTTTAGCTCCTCAATAAGTCCCTGTTCCAGGAACCAACGAAAACTCGCACGCTGGATTTCGATTAGGTCGGGCAGGAAGATGCTGCTCAGGTTAGTCATAGGTTTCTCGTGGGGCGTTCCAGGAGTGGGACGGACGGCAACTTATCCCGTACGGGGATGACAAGAGCTGGATCGGTCACCCGAAGGAAGTGTCGGGTTCAGTCTGACGCCGGGCAGGGAGTGGCAGTCCAGTTGCTATGGGACTGCAAAAGTGCAGAACTGAGGAACGGGAAAGGAGCGGACTGCATCGCGATCGCGCGAAGGTTGGTGCAAACGGACATAACAAACCGTACGAGCGGTCTCACGCAGGGACGGGGGCGACAGATGGAGTAACGGGTGCGAGCTGGAACAGGGCTAATGCGTTCGCAGTCGTTTGTGCAGCAACCTCGTCGATCCCAACTCCGCGTAAGTCTGCTACCTGCTCGGCAACGTAGCGGACATAACTTGGCTCGTTCCGCTTGCCACGCTTGGGCACGGGCGCAAGAAACGGGCAGTCGGTTTCAACCAGCAGGCGATCGCCGGGCACGAGCCTCGCTGCTTCGCGGATGTGCTGGGCACTTTTGAATGTAACGATGCCGCTAAAGCTGATGTAGAACCCGAGATCGAGAAACCAGCAAGTTTCCTCTGGCGTGCCGCTCCAGCAGTGCATAACGCCGCTGATGGGCCCTACCTCTCTCCAAAATTTTTCTAACAATACGCGCAGCTCGGACGCTGCATCGCGGCAGTGAATGATAACCGGAAGGTTTAGATCCCGTGCGATTGAAAGCTGAGCCCAGCAAGCCGCAATTTGCTCGTCACTGTTATCGGCTTTATAGAAATCCAACCCTGTTTCGCCAATTGCCACAACCCGCGAGTCGCTAGCTGCCAGCGCGCGAATCCGCTCTGCCAATTCGGGCTGCCAATGACGAGACTCGAGCGGATGCAATCCAACCGCGAATGAAAGCTCGGGAAAGCGATCGGCTAGCGCTTGAATACCGTCGAACTCGCTCGGCTCGCAACAAGAATGAACCAGACGCACCACGCCAGAAGACTGCCAGCGCTCGCGCACGGCAGCAAGATCGGCGAGGAAGGTCTCGAAGTTGATGTGGACGTGAGTGTCAATTAGCTGCATTTGCCCGAGTTGCTCTGCTCCAATAGCTGACATCCAGATCGTCGGGCAGGTCTGACCCGCGTCGCAGCGGGGAGCTCGCTCGCGAAGGAACGGACTTGCTCCTGGTGCGGCTTACCAGACGGTCAGCTTACGAGGCGGCACTCGTCGCTCGCTTGAGGGCTCTGACCAAACGCGCCTTCTTACGCGCGCCGTTGTTGGGATGGAAAACGTTGCACTTTACAGCCTTATCGATCTTGCTATAAGCCGTTGACATTGCTTGGTGCACCTCGGCTAACGACTCTGGCGTCGGCTCGGCAGAGTAGACATCAATTGCTTTGAGATACTTCTTGATAAGCGTGCGAACGGTAGACTTGTAAGTACGGTTGCGCTGTCGGTTGCGCTCGCTGATGAGGATACGCTTCTTTGCAGACTTGATATTCGCCACGGCTATCGCTGGTCCACTGCCCGCACGGGCAGGTGCACATAGATTTAGGGCCTATCATCATAGCGCATTGCCGCACACGAGTTTAGAATACAATTCATAACGCGTGGCATTGACAAAAGGCTTAAGGTAATATAACACCTCCCTCTGGCGATCGCCCAGGTGTTGAGGCTAACCTCTAGAAGTTTTTTTTCGACACAGCTGCGCGTTTGGTGCGCTCGGGGGTTCTTGGGGGCGGAGCAGGGTGGTAATGGCGTCGGCAACTGGTTCAGTTGAGAGAGCAAGGCGTCGGGAGTCTTTCTGTCGAGTGCGGTGGTTGAATTTAACCCCCAACTAACAGCGATCGCAGTGACATTGCTTTTGCGGGCGGCTTCGATGTCTCGGGTTTCGTCGCCCACATTCGCACGGTTGGCGTTTCGAGGTGGGGTTGGTACATGACGCGTCGGAGAATTCGGTCTTCGTGGAATAGCGCAATCCCCGAGGAAATGATCCCAACTCTAGGAAGTGCTGCGACAGATGGGGGATCGGGATCGGTTACTCCTAGGGATCGTTTACCTCATCTGTCCTAGACCTTATACAAATTGGTATGAAATCGAACGTGTCGGTTAAGTCGTGCGCCTCGAGAAACGCCCGGACGTTGGTTTCGAGATTGGAGGTGGTGATACCGAGCTGATAGTTGCGGTGCCGTAACTTTTGTAAGGCAGCAGCTATAACGGGAATCGGTTGTAATTGAGCGGCTTGCTTGCGGAGTTCGAGCTGGACGCGACGCAGTAAACACGGCAATTTAATCGCCGGAATATTGGCACGTCGGACAATTTCGCGAGAGCTTAAATCGCTCAACTCCACAAGGTCAGCTGGCGTGACCGGGGCATAGCCGAACTCTCCTGAAAGGTGGTTGGCGATCGCGATAGTGGCAGCCTGCGAATCGGCAATCGTGCCATCGAAGTCGAAGACTGCAGCCGCAATTGTCATGCGTCGGCAGGAGGTGAGTAGGGACGAGCGGCGCGCTCGGCACGCCGCTGAATTGACCTCAGGTTAGCACGGGCATTTCGCCGCCACATCGCCGGTTTGATGCGGCGCAGGGCTGATGCCGGAAAGCGTCGGTTCCACTCGGTATCGTCGAGGGTTGCGAGGTCGTCTAAAGATGGCGCGCGGTTATCCGGATAGGGGGCGAAGGCTGCAATGTCGGTCGGTCGGGCGAAGCGCTGGTTCCAAGGGCAGACATCCTGACAAATATCGCAGCCGGCTACCCAGCCGTTAAGGTTTGCGGCGATCGCGTCGGGCAGCTCTTCAGCGCGGTTTTCGATGGTGTGGTAGGCAATGCAACGGTTGGCATCGACCACAAACGGTGCCACGATCGCGTCGGTGGGGCACGCGTCGAGGCAGCGGGTACAGGTCCCGCAGTGCTGCGCGTGGGGCGTGTCGGGAGTTAACTCTAGGTCGGTTAGCACTTCCCCGAGGAAGATCCAGCTTCCGAAATCGCGGGAGATCAAATTCCCGTTCTTGGCGATCCAGCCGAGTCCGGCCCGCTGTGCCCAGACTTTATCTTGGACGGGACCGGTGTCGGCGTAGTAGCGCGTGTGGATGTCGTGGCCGCAGGCTTCAAGCCACAGCGCCAAAGCTTTCAGGCGCTTGTGCAGCTCGCGGTGGTAGTCGCGCCCCCAGCCATAGCGGGAGATTTTGGCGCGATCGCGCCCCTCGGGATGTGCGTGCGGAGTGTAGTAATTGAGCGCGACGCAGATGACCGAGCGCGCGCCCGGCAAGCACGCTCGCGCGTCGAGGCGCTTTGGGCTGGCCATCCAGGCCATGTCGGCGTGATAGCCTAACGCCAACCATGCCTGCAGGTGTTCGGCCGCGCCGTCGTTGTCGGAGGAAATTGCCGCAATTCCGACGAGATGAAACCCGAGGGCGCGGGCTTTAGCTTTAACGGCAGTTGCATCGACTAGCACGGGAGGCTCGCAAGACGATTGGGTCCGGCGAATTCAGTGGAGGAAATGGCGCGTGCCGGTCAGCACCATGACCAAATCGAGTTCGTTAGCCGCCGCGACCGAATCTTCATCCCGTCGGGACCCCCCCGGCTGCACGATCGCACTGATTCCTGCCGCTGCGGCGGCGCGCACGGAGTCATCGAAAGGGAAGAATCCATCGCTAGCGAGGGACGCACCGCTGGCTGTGTCACCAGCCTGCCGGAGCGCGATTTCGACCGCACCCACTCGGTTCATTTGCCCCGCACCGATACCGCAGGTGACGCGATCGCGGGTTACGACGATTGCGTTGGACTTGACGTGCTTGGCGGCTTTCCAGGCAAACTCCAGTTCTGCCCATTGGTCGGGAGTCGGTTGGCGCTTGCTGGCCACCTGCCAAGTTTGCGAGTCGTCGATCGCGTCGTCAGCCGCTTGCAGCAAGAAGCCGCCTGCAATCGATCGGATGGCGTGCGCCGGATCAATCAGGAGATCGGGCAGCACGAGCACGCGCAGGTTGGATTTGCGTGCGAGGATGCTGGCAGCTTCCGGCTCGCAGTCGGGGGCGACGACACATTCTAGGAACGTTTGTGTCATTGCCTTCGCCGTCGGCGGATCGATCGCGCGGTTGAGAGCAACGATACCGCCAAAAGCCGAGATGGAGTCGGCATCAAAGGCCTGCTGGTAGGCGGCAGAGAGCGACGACGCGATTGCGATGCCACAAGGGTTGGTGTGTTTGAGGATCGCCGCCGCCGGCTCGTTGCGGAATTCGCCGATGATGCGGCGCGCGGCTTCAAGGTCTACGAGATTATTGTAGCTGAGTTCTTTACCTTGAAGTTTGACAGCAGCCCCCCAGCCGCCGGGCGTCGTACCCGAGCTATACCAGGCAGCTGGCTGGTGAGGGTTCTCACCATAGCGCAAGGTTTGGAGCCGCGCTCCGATCACCGAGTAATTGAGGGGCAGTTCGTCGAGGTCGGGTCCGAGACCGGCAAAGTAATCGGCGATCGCGCGTTCGTAGCAGGCGGTGCGGGCGAAGGCTTCGGCTGCTCGCGCTTGCCGGAATTCGAGAGTGGGGCTACCGTTCGTGCTCTGCAGCTCGTCGAGATAGGAGTTGTAGCGCTCGGGCGTGGCGAGAACGGTGAGGTGGGCGTAGTTTTTGGCTGCAGCACGCAGGAGCGTCGGACCGCCGATGTCAATATTTTCGATGATGTCGGCGTGGGCTGCATCGCGCTTGGCAACCACCACCTCAAACGGATAGAGGTTGACAGCAACGAGGTCGAAGCGGCGGATGTGGTTAGCGTCCAGGTCGCTCAGGTCTTGGGGAATGTCGGTGCGAGCGAGAATGCCACCGTGAATGCGAGGATGCAGGGTTTTGACGCGACCGCCGAGGATTTCGGGCGCGCCAGTGTAATCGGCAACTTTGGTGACGGGCAGCCCGGCTTCTTGAATGACTTTTGCCGTGCCACCGCTGCTAACGATCTCGAAATCGAAGTTCTCCACGAGCGCGCGGGCGAACTCGACGAGTCCGGTTTTATCGGAAACACTCAGCAGAGCCAGGCGGGTCATGCATCTATTCCAAAGCGAACCATTTCATCTTAAGTTCTGAACGGTTCCCAAAAGAGAGCCCGCTCGGCAGCAATCGCATCCGACCTTCGATCGATGGATCGATCGCGGCGTCTTTAGGTGCGCTCAATCCACCACATCGTGCGGTGTCGATTCCTGGAGCGTGGCTGCTGGCAGAATTGCCATGGCATCGCCGAATGAATAAAACCGATAGCCCTGCGCGATCGCCTCTTCATACAGGGATAGCAAGCGCGGTCGGCCGATGAAGGCGCTCACTAACATCAACAAGCTCGACTTCGGCAAGTGGAAATTCGTGATCAGCCCATCTACCACGCGCGGTTGGTAGCCGGGGAAAATGAATAAATTGGTTTTGCCCGAAAACGGCACGAGCTGTCCGCCCTCCGCCGCTGCACCCTCTAACGCGCGAACCACCGTCGTCCCCACGGCAATGATGCGCCCCCCGTTCGACCGCGCGCGCTCGATCTGCTCGACGGTTGCTGCCGGCACCTCCAACCACTCGGAGTGCATGGCGTGAGCGGTGATGTCGTCGGTTTCTACTGGGCGGAATGTCCCGAGCCCGACGTGCAGTGTCACGCGCGCTTGCTGAATGCCGCGAGCTCCCAAGCGTTGCAGCAGATCTTCCGTAAAATGCAACCCTGCTGTCGGGGCCGCGATCGCGCCCACGCGCTGCGCGTAAACAGTCTGGTACTGCTCCGGCCGCGCCGCCGTCGACTTCACGTAGGGGGGGAGCGGTACCCGGCCGCATTGCGCCAGCACCTCTTCAAAGGAGCGTCCATCCGGGACGGTGAAATGCAAAACGCGTCCGCCAGTGGACTCATCGCGATCCACAACCGTTGCTTGCAAACCTGCATCTGGAGGGTTGAAGGCGATCGCAGATCCAGTCGGCAATCGCCGTCCCGGTTTCACCAATGCCAGCCATTTCTCCGGACCTTGTTGTTCCAAGAGCAAAACTTCTACCATCGTGCCTGTTGACTTGCGTCCGTAGAGGCGCGCGGGCAACACTCGCGTGTCATTGAGTACTAGCAGATCGTTCGCCTGCAACCAATCTGGCAGTGTATGGAAGTGCGCGTGAACGCGTTCGGTTGGCGACGGCAGCACCAGCAATCGCGAGCTGTCGCGCGGCGTCAACGGAACCTGTGCGATTTGCTCCGGCGGCAGCTCGTAGTTGTAGCTCGCTAGTTGGCGGTCGGCGTCGTGCATTCAAATGAAATGATGGGCCGCCCTCGTTCCTTTTCGCGAGAGCGTAATCGACTCCTCAAACTTGTTCCATGGGTGGCTACCCCGCAGTCCTTTCAGCCAAGTGAATTGCAAGGAGCGCTGAAGCGAGGCGACCTGAGGATGGGGATCCCACCCAGTTGCTCGGGGAACTCTCCCCTAGCGACCCTACCGGGTGACTTGGGACACTGTAACTAGTGACCGATTAAGTGCGTTTCCGCGCACGGGGGGCAATGCCCGTGGAGTACATTTTCTTTCTTGCTAATGCTAGCCTAACGCTGCGTCTGGTCCGCCATCTGAATCGAGAGGTATCATCATTGCCTCCCTGTTCGCTCACGGTGATTCACCGCATCGACGGGTGGCTCGTAAAAATCAAGTTCGATACGCAGCTCGCACCGATGCAGGCGGGCAATTTCCGCGCTTACCTCAGCGAAATTGGCATTCCCTTCGAGCCAGATATTCGCTTGCAAATGGCCTTCTGGAGCCTGGAGACCGGACAGTCACCCGTTGATGTCATGCGACGCTATCAACTGGCAATTGTGGCTCATGGCTATCCCGATCGCCAAGAAATCGAGACCTTCTGTCAGCAGTTTACCCGCGGGCTCGGCTACTGCCCCGAGACCCTGGCTTAAGAATTTGACCTTTGACCTGAAGACCGCCTCAGCCTGGCCCGGACCGCTAAAGCTAACAATCAATGCACCCCGTCCCTTAACGAGTACGGCGTTTTCGGGTTTCTGAGCGGAGGCGCGATTTTCGGCAACGACTCTCGTGGCAATTCGACATTGCACCAATAAATTTGCTAACGAGCCCAAAGGTTTTCCATTTTCGGACTCGTTTTGTGCGGGCGGTGGCTGCCAACGTAACTTGGAACGCCTGTGCTTGCGATTTAAAGGTGATGCAACCTGATTGAGCTGCGAGAGCATTGAGGGTTTTCAACGCGACCTTTTCAACCGCGACCCAGTTCAACCGCAACAACCAAGCACGCGCTTATAGCAATTGCTTGGTCCCCTCCGAAACAACAAACTCCCACGTCGGGCGACGAAGGAGTGAAGATGGCGAT from Rubidibacter lacunae KORDI 51-2 includes:
- the rpoB gene encoding DNA-directed RNA polymerase subunit beta is translated as MTNLSSIFLPDLIEIQRASFRWFLEQGLIEELNSFSPISDYTGKLELHFLGDQYRLKEPKYDVDEAKRRDSTYNVQMYVPTRLINKETGEIKEQEVFIGDLPLMTERGTFIMNGAERVIVNQIVRSPGVYYKAETDKNNRRTYSASLIPNRGAWLKFETDKNDLVWVRIDKTRKLSAQVLLKAIGLQDNEIVDALRHPDYFEKTLEKEGNPSEDDALLELYRKLRPGEPPTVSGGQQLLESRFFDPKRYDLGRVGRYKLNKKLRLNTPSTVRVLTPQDILSAIDYLINLEFEIGTTDDIDHLGNRRVRSVGELLQNQVRVGLNRLERIIRERMTVSEADALTPASLVNPKPLVAAIKEFFGSSQLSQFMDQTNPLAELTHKRRLSALGPGGLTRERAGFAVRDIHPSHYGRICPVETPEGPNAGLIGSLATCARVNDFGFIETPYYRVEGGRVLRDKPVYLTADEEDDMRVAPGDVATDEDGYIIGTNVPVRYRQEFSTTTPEQVDYVAVSPVQIVSVATSMIPFLEHDDANRALMGSNMQRQAVPLLRPERPLVGTGLEAQAARDSGMVVVSKTPGIVSYVDANIVRITVNSDRPQLEGTATDDGNGNGRAGERVIEYPLQKYQRSNQDTCLNQRPLVYFGEDVVPGQVLADGSATEGGEIALGQNVTVAYMPWEGYNYEDAILISERLVSDDVYTSIHVEKFEIEARQTKLGPEEITREIPNVGEDALRQLDERGIIRIGAWVEAGDILVGKVTPKGESDQPPEEKLLRAIFGEKARDVRDNSLRVPNGEKGRVVDVRVFTREQGDELPPGANMVVRVYVAQKRKIQVGDKMAGRHGNKGIISRILPIEDMPYLPDGRPVDIVLNPLGVPSRMNVGQVFECLLGWAGEHLGARFKLTPFDEMYGEQASRNTVHSKLREAAARDGKQWVFEENHPGKIVVYDGRTGEPFDRPIAVGVAYMLKLVHLVDDKIHARSTGPYSLVTQQPLGGKAQQGGQRFGEMEVWALEAYGAAYTLQELLTVKSDDMQGRNEALNSIVKGKPIPRPGTPESFKVLMRELQSLGLDVSVHKVDAAEDGTSRDVEVDLMADSDRRRLPSRPTYESLSREDLQPGAEEQPQPTAPAES
- a CDS encoding TatD family hydrolase — protein: MQLIDTHVHINFETFLADLAAVRERWQSSGVVRLVHSCCEPSEFDGIQALADRFPELSFAVGLHPLESRHWQPELAERIRALAASDSRVVAIGETGLDFYKADNSDEQIAACWAQLSIARDLNLPVIIHCRDAASELRVLLEKFWREVGPISGVMHCWSGTPEETCWFLDLGFYISFSGIVTFKSAQHIREAARLVPGDRLLVETDCPFLAPVPKRGKRNEPSYVRYVAEQVADLRGVGIDEVAAQTTANALALFQLAPVTPSVAPVPA
- the rpsT gene encoding 30S ribosomal protein S20; the protein is MANIKSAKKRILISERNRQRNRTYKSTVRTLIKKYLKAIDVYSAEPTPESLAEVHQAMSTAYSKIDKAVKCNVFHPNNGARKKARLVRALKRATSAAS
- a CDS encoding HAD hydrolase-like protein, which encodes MTIAAAVFDFDGTIADSQAATIAIANHLSGEFGYAPVTPADLVELSDLSSREIVRRANIPAIKLPCLLRRVQLELRKQAAQLQPIPVIAAALQKLRHRNYQLGITTSNLETNVRAFLEAHDLTDTFDFIPICIRSRTDEVNDP
- the queG gene encoding tRNA epoxyqueuosine(34) reductase QueG, with translation MLVDATAVKAKARALGFHLVGIAAISSDNDGAAEHLQAWLALGYHADMAWMASPKRLDARACLPGARSVICVALNYYTPHAHPEGRDRAKISRYGWGRDYHRELHKRLKALALWLEACGHDIHTRYYADTGPVQDKVWAQRAGLGWIAKNGNLISRDFGSWIFLGEVLTDLELTPDTPHAQHCGTCTRCLDACPTDAIVAPFVVDANRCIAYHTIENRAEELPDAIAANLNGWVAGCDICQDVCPWNQRFARPTDIAAFAPYPDNRAPSLDDLATLDDTEWNRRFPASALRRIKPAMWRRNARANLRSIQRRAERAARPYSPPADA
- the purH gene encoding bifunctional phosphoribosylaminoimidazolecarboxamide formyltransferase/IMP cyclohydrolase — translated: MTRLALLSVSDKTGLVEFARALVENFDFEIVSSGGTAKVIQEAGLPVTKVADYTGAPEILGGRVKTLHPRIHGGILARTDIPQDLSDLDANHIRRFDLVAVNLYPFEVVVAKRDAAHADIIENIDIGGPTLLRAAAKNYAHLTVLATPERYNSYLDELQSTNGSPTLEFRQARAAEAFARTACYERAIADYFAGLGPDLDELPLNYSVIGARLQTLRYGENPHQPAAWYSSGTTPGGWGAAVKLQGKELSYNNLVDLEAARRIIGEFRNEPAAAILKHTNPCGIAIASSLSAAYQQAFDADSISAFGGIVALNRAIDPPTAKAMTQTFLECVVAPDCEPEAASILARKSNLRVLVLPDLLIDPAHAIRSIAGGFLLQAADDAIDDSQTWQVASKRQPTPDQWAELEFAWKAAKHVKSNAIVVTRDRVTCGIGAGQMNRVGAVEIALRQAGDTASGASLASDGFFPFDDSVRAAAAAGISAIVQPGGSRRDEDSVAAANELDLVMVLTGTRHFLH
- the queA gene encoding tRNA preQ1(34) S-adenosylmethionine ribosyltransferase-isomerase QueA, whose amino-acid sequence is MHDADRQLASYNYELPPEQIAQVPLTPRDSSRLLVLPSPTERVHAHFHTLPDWLQANDLLVLNDTRVLPARLYGRKSTGTMVEVLLLEQQGPEKWLALVKPGRRLPTGSAIAFNPPDAGLQATVVDRDESTGGRVLHFTVPDGRSFEEVLAQCGRVPLPPYVKSTAARPEQYQTVYAQRVGAIAAPTAGLHFTEDLLQRLGARGIQQARVTLHVGLGTFRPVETDDITAHAMHSEWLEVPAATVEQIERARSNGGRIIAVGTTVVRALEGAAAEGGQLVPFSGKTNLFIFPGYQPRVVDGLITNFHLPKSSLLMLVSAFIGRPRLLSLYEEAIAQGYRFYSFGDAMAILPAATLQESTPHDVVD